From a region of the Paenibacillus sp. FSL R10-2734 genome:
- a CDS encoding phosphoenolpyruvate hydrolase family protein encodes MNKNTRTEIMAKFREEVANGKILLGVGAGTGITAKSSEAGGADMLIVYNSGRYRMAGRGSLAGLLSYGDANQIVVEMGSEVLPVVKNTPVLAGVCGTDPFRVMEVYLKQLKEQGFSGVQNFPTVGLIDGVFRQNLEETGMGYGLEVDMIRAAHELDMLTTPYVFDPEQAKAMAEAGADILVAHMGLTTKGTIGAKTALTLDDCVERIEAIIKAGKAVNPDIMVICHGGPIAEPEDAAYVIERTEGIDGFFGASSIERFAAEKGITEQTGLFKKITKQA; translated from the coding sequence ATGAACAAAAATACAAGAACTGAAATCATGGCGAAGTTTAGAGAAGAAGTGGCAAATGGAAAGATTCTTTTAGGTGTTGGGGCTGGTACAGGGATTACTGCAAAAAGCAGTGAAGCTGGCGGAGCGGATATGCTGATTGTTTATAATTCAGGAAGATACAGAATGGCAGGTCGTGGATCATTGGCAGGGCTTTTATCTTATGGAGATGCCAATCAAATCGTAGTCGAAATGGGCTCTGAGGTATTGCCTGTTGTAAAAAATACCCCTGTATTAGCAGGTGTATGTGGAACGGACCCTTTTAGAGTGATGGAGGTTTATTTGAAACAACTTAAGGAACAAGGTTTCAGTGGTGTGCAAAACTTCCCAACCGTAGGTTTGATCGATGGCGTATTCAGACAGAATCTAGAAGAGACAGGGATGGGATATGGTTTAGAAGTAGATATGATTAGAGCTGCGCATGAATTGGATATGCTCACAACTCCTTATGTGTTTGATCCTGAGCAAGCTAAAGCCATGGCAGAAGCAGGCGCAGATATTTTGGTGGCGCATATGGGCTTGACTACCAAAGGTACAATTGGAGCTAAGACAGCTCTTACATTAGATGATTGTGTTGAAAGAATTGAAGCCATTATTAAAGCAGGGAAAGCAGTAAATCCAGATATTATGGTGATTTGTCACGGTGGACCAATTGCTGAACCAGAAGATGCTGCGTACGTAATTGAACGGACAGAAGGCATTGACGGATTCTTTGGTGCATCCAGTATTGAAAGATTTGCTGCTGAAAAAGGGATTACGGAGCAGACCGGATTATTTAAAAAAATCACCAAACAAGCATAA
- the fliB gene encoding flagellin lysine-N-methylase, with protein sequence MIEKKRVVLVPEYLEKFACIGSSCEDTCCVGWRVDIDQKTYKKYKNVNDREMKPLLNKHIKRKRSNPTELNYAKIVMDSDAACPLLNEDKLCSIQKTLGEGYLSNVCSTYPRTTNQVNEALEKSATLSCPEVARLVLLNPNGIQFKEIEESLNVRNFMNKKINTLQETSSHKINGYFWDMRIFTIQVLQNRSYSIAHRLIILGMFYQKIQGILSEGTVNEIPQQIASYSSMIEDGSFRDALAGIPTSTTIQMQLLKELADVRMNVGVQSKRYIECFGEVLHGIQYTEDSTVEEISEIYQLAYSEYYAPFMSSNEYILENYLVNYVFKNLFPSTNNTDIFDSYILLVVHYSLIKLHLIGMAGYHKEDFGVDHVIKLIQSFAKTIEHNSLYLREVIELLKNNNYSSMAYMAILINN encoded by the coding sequence ATGATAGAAAAAAAGCGCGTTGTTCTTGTTCCAGAATACTTAGAGAAATTTGCTTGTATTGGATCAAGTTGTGAAGATACATGCTGCGTTGGCTGGCGGGTAGATATTGATCAAAAAACCTATAAGAAATATAAAAACGTAAACGATAGAGAAATGAAGCCTCTACTAAATAAGCATATAAAACGTAAACGTTCCAACCCAACAGAGCTTAATTATGCAAAAATAGTGATGGATTCTGATGCAGCTTGTCCACTTCTAAATGAAGATAAGTTATGTTCTATACAAAAGACACTAGGGGAGGGCTACTTATCTAATGTTTGTAGTACTTATCCTCGGACCACGAACCAGGTTAATGAAGCATTGGAGAAGTCCGCTACGTTATCATGTCCTGAAGTGGCTCGTTTGGTCTTATTAAACCCAAATGGCATTCAATTTAAAGAGATTGAAGAGTCCCTAAATGTCCGAAATTTTATGAATAAAAAAATAAATACTTTGCAAGAAACGTCCTCACATAAAATAAATGGATACTTTTGGGATATGCGTATTTTCACAATTCAAGTCTTACAAAATCGAAGTTATTCAATAGCACATAGACTAATCATCCTCGGAATGTTCTATCAGAAAATACAGGGAATTCTCTCAGAAGGAACTGTAAATGAAATTCCTCAGCAAATCGCTTCCTATAGCAGCATGATCGAAGACGGAAGCTTCCGGGACGCTTTGGCAGGTATTCCTACATCAACAACTATTCAAATGCAGCTCTTAAAAGAACTGGCTGATGTGCGTATGAACGTGGGAGTACAGAGCAAACGATATATAGAATGTTTTGGTGAGGTACTCCATGGTATTCAATATACGGAAGATTCTACAGTTGAGGAAATTTCTGAAATATACCAACTAGCATATAGTGAATACTATGCCCCCTTTATGTCATCTAACGAATATATACTAGAGAATTATTTAGTGAATTATGTGTTCAAAAATCTATTCCCAAGTACAAATAATACGGATATTTTTGATTCCTATATTCTACTTGTTGTTCACTATTCTTTAATCAAATTACATCTAATCGGCATGGCTGGATATCATAAGGAGGATTTTGGGGTTGATCATGTGATTAAACTGATTCAATCCTTTGCCAAGACGATTGAGCACAACTCCTTGTACTTACGCGAGGTTATTGAGTTGCTTAAGAATAATAACTACTCCTCTATGGCGTATATGGCTATTCTAATAAATAACTAA
- a CDS encoding argininosuccinate synthase, producing MPKEKIVLAYSGGLDTSVILKWLKETYDAEIIAFTADIGQKEELDGLEEKALATGASKVYIDDLRDEFASDFIYPMFQSGALYEGQYLLGTSIARPLIAKRMVDIAIAEGATAIAHGATGKGNDQVRFELGVAALAPNIKVIAPWRLEEFRNQFPGRAEMIAYAEANDIPVQASAAKPYSMDRNLLHISYESGVLEDPWFDPSAPENKGMFLLSNAPEDAPDEAEYLELDFVKGDCVALNGETLSPLQVMEKLNELGGKHGIGRVDMVENRFVGMKSRGVYETPGGTILFVAHRKMESITMDREVMNLRDSLITRYSTLVYNGFWFAPERIALQALVTQSQQNVTGTVRLKLYKGNIIGAGVKSPVSLYNPEIATMEADPTQAYDQGDATGFIHLNALRLKVSTGVNGASK from the coding sequence ATGCCTAAAGAAAAAATTGTACTCGCCTATTCCGGCGGACTAGATACATCCGTTATTTTGAAATGGCTTAAAGAAACCTATGATGCGGAGATCATCGCCTTCACAGCCGACATCGGTCAAAAAGAAGAGCTCGACGGTTTGGAGGAAAAAGCACTAGCAACCGGCGCATCGAAAGTATACATCGATGACCTACGCGATGAGTTCGCTAGCGATTTCATCTACCCAATGTTCCAATCTGGCGCGCTTTATGAAGGCCAATACTTGCTCGGAACTAGCATTGCTCGTCCACTGATTGCTAAGCGTATGGTGGATATCGCCATCGCTGAAGGTGCAACGGCTATCGCGCACGGCGCGACAGGAAAAGGTAACGACCAAGTACGTTTTGAACTTGGCGTAGCTGCACTGGCACCAAACATTAAGGTGATCGCACCTTGGCGTTTGGAAGAGTTCCGCAATCAATTCCCAGGTCGTGCGGAAATGATCGCTTATGCGGAAGCTAATGATATTCCGGTACAAGCATCTGCGGCGAAGCCGTATTCGATGGACCGTAACCTGCTGCACATCAGCTATGAGAGCGGCGTATTGGAAGATCCTTGGTTCGATCCAAGCGCACCGGAGAACAAAGGAATGTTCCTGCTGAGCAATGCTCCTGAGGATGCTCCGGATGAAGCGGAATATTTGGAACTCGATTTCGTTAAGGGAGATTGCGTAGCCCTGAATGGTGAGACTTTATCACCACTTCAAGTGATGGAGAAACTGAATGAGCTAGGTGGTAAACACGGTATCGGACGCGTGGATATGGTTGAGAACCGTTTTGTCGGCATGAAGAGCCGTGGTGTGTATGAGACTCCGGGTGGAACAATCCTGTTCGTCGCTCATCGCAAAATGGAATCCATCACGATGGACCGTGAAGTAATGAACCTGCGTGACAGCCTAATCACTCGTTACAGCACTTTGGTGTATAACGGTTTCTGGTTCGCACCAGAGCGTATTGCACTGCAAGCTCTTGTAACACAGAGCCAGCAAAATGTAACGGGTACTGTTCGTCTTAAACTGTACAAAGGCAACATCATCGGCGCTGGGGTGAAGAGCCCGGTCAGCCTGTACAACCCTGAAATTGCAACGATGGAAGCTGATCCTACACAAGCTTATGATCAAGGGGATGCAACTGGGTTTATCCACTTGAACGCATTGCGCCTAAAAGTTTCTACAGGTGTAAATGGAGCTTCGAAATAG
- the argH gene encoding argininosuccinate lyase, whose product MSKLWGGRFTKGTNKLVEEYTASIGFDKALAKEDVQGSLAHVTMLGKCGILPQEDVETIKQGLNKVLDKVNAGEVVFSVADEDIHMNIEKHLIEEIGPVGGKLHTGRSRNDQVATDMHLYLRGRVVELVSLLHELQEALIEQAKDNVETIIPGYTHLQRAQPILFAHHLLAYVSMFRRDAERLTDSYKRINVLPLGAGALAGTTFPIDRHFVAEQLGFDSVYENSLDAVSDRDFIVEFLANAALVMTHLSRLSEELVLWSSTEFSFVELDDAFCTGSSIMPQKKNPDVPELVRGKTGRVYGNLIGLLTVLKSLPLAYNKDMQEDKEGMFDTVTTLTGALQLFAPMISTMKVNKGRMREAVNTDFSNATDIADFLVGKGLPFRQAHEVIGKTVLYCINEGKFLLDLTLEEFKQFSPLFDENIYAVLQPEAVVNARNVYGGTATVQVKAAIERAEQALHEANEWVVKHGDAIL is encoded by the coding sequence GTGAGCAAGCTTTGGGGCGGACGGTTTACTAAAGGAACAAACAAGCTGGTGGAGGAGTATACGGCTTCCATTGGATTTGATAAGGCTTTGGCCAAAGAGGATGTGCAAGGCAGTCTGGCGCATGTCACCATGCTGGGAAAATGCGGAATTCTTCCACAAGAAGACGTGGAGACGATTAAGCAAGGTCTGAATAAGGTGCTCGACAAGGTTAACGCTGGAGAGGTTGTTTTCTCAGTAGCGGATGAAGACATCCATATGAATATTGAAAAACATCTGATCGAGGAAATCGGTCCGGTCGGTGGTAAATTGCACACAGGACGTAGCCGTAACGATCAGGTTGCAACGGACATGCACCTTTATTTACGGGGCCGTGTAGTTGAGCTAGTTAGCTTGCTGCATGAATTACAGGAAGCTTTAATTGAACAAGCCAAAGATAACGTAGAGACGATCATCCCTGGTTATACGCATTTGCAACGGGCACAACCGATCCTGTTTGCTCACCACTTGTTGGCTTACGTCTCCATGTTCCGCCGCGATGCAGAACGTCTGACGGACAGCTACAAACGGATCAACGTTCTGCCACTCGGAGCAGGAGCGCTTGCGGGAACGACCTTCCCGATCGACCGCCATTTTGTGGCCGAGCAATTGGGCTTTGACAGTGTTTACGAGAACAGTCTGGATGCTGTCAGCGACCGCGATTTCATCGTGGAGTTCTTGGCGAATGCAGCGCTTGTTATGACACATCTATCCAGACTCAGTGAGGAATTGGTACTGTGGAGTAGCACAGAGTTTAGTTTCGTGGAACTGGATGATGCTTTCTGCACAGGCAGTAGCATTATGCCACAGAAGAAGAACCCGGACGTACCAGAACTGGTACGGGGTAAAACTGGTCGCGTATACGGCAACCTGATTGGCTTGCTGACTGTACTGAAATCACTGCCACTCGCGTACAACAAGGATATGCAGGAAGACAAAGAAGGCATGTTCGATACCGTTACTACACTGACAGGTGCACTGCAATTGTTCGCGCCGATGATTTCCACCATGAAGGTGAACAAGGGACGTATGCGTGAAGCTGTGAACACGGACTTCTCGAATGCTACGGATATCGCCGACTTCTTGGTAGGCAAAGGTCTTCCTTTCCGCCAAGCGCATGAAGTAATCGGAAAAACAGTGCTCTACTGCATAAACGAAGGCAAGTTCCTGCTGGATCTGACGCTGGAAGAGTTCAAGCAATTCTCACCGCTGTTCGACGAGAATATCTATGCTGTTCTTCAACCGGAAGCGGTAGTTAACGCTCGTAACGTTTATGGTGGTACAGCCACCGTTCAGGTGAAGGCTGCGATTGAACGCGCGGAGCAGGCACTGCACGAAGCTAATGAATGGGTAGTAAAACACGGTGACGCTATATTGTAA
- a CDS encoding phosphoenolpyruvate hydrolase family protein, whose protein sequence is MSREQILDELRSQLKLGNHIIGVATGAGITAKYAKQGGADFLLMLNSGKFRQMGRSSLAGILPFCNSNDMVMDFASREIIPLVRDIPIIFGLNATDPTKDMETYISEIKNKGFSGINNYPTVGLIDGQFGEALEEEGNSYLLEVEAIRIAHEKDLFTIAFVFDETQAVQMIEAGADIICAHLGLTEGGLLGAKKVFSLEAAKAKADKIFNTCNALKPNLIKLVYGGPVKTPIDVQYMYSNNQNLMGYIGGSAFERIPSEKSITNITKAFKVSGTLDEDDFMVKMLDGITKHYDYVEFVKEYVAQNYMNEILFADLAKVAHVSRSYLSSLFTKKVGCSFQTYLVQFRMDKAAEILHRDNIQLSELAPLVGYQDYAQFSKMFKKYKGYSPKQYKSNINTKT, encoded by the coding sequence ATGAGTAGAGAGCAAATCCTAGACGAGCTTAGATCGCAATTAAAACTGGGCAATCATATTATTGGAGTAGCCACAGGTGCTGGAATAACTGCGAAGTATGCGAAGCAGGGTGGCGCCGATTTCCTTCTGATGTTAAATTCGGGTAAATTCCGCCAGATGGGGAGGAGTTCTCTCGCTGGGATTTTGCCATTTTGCAATAGCAATGATATGGTGATGGACTTTGCATCTAGAGAGATCATACCTTTGGTAAGAGATATTCCTATTATTTTTGGCCTCAATGCAACCGATCCGACAAAAGACATGGAGACCTACATCAGTGAGATAAAGAATAAGGGGTTTTCCGGAATTAATAATTACCCCACGGTTGGATTAATAGATGGTCAATTTGGAGAAGCGCTCGAAGAAGAAGGGAATAGTTATCTACTTGAAGTAGAAGCTATAAGAATAGCCCATGAAAAAGATTTGTTTACCATAGCCTTTGTATTTGATGAAACCCAAGCAGTTCAGATGATCGAGGCTGGAGCGGATATTATTTGTGCGCATTTAGGCTTAACTGAAGGGGGATTATTAGGAGCTAAAAAAGTATTCTCTCTGGAAGCTGCCAAGGCTAAGGCGGACAAGATTTTTAATACATGCAATGCGCTAAAGCCAAATTTAATTAAATTGGTTTATGGTGGTCCAGTGAAAACGCCAATTGATGTGCAATATATGTACAGTAATAATCAAAACTTGATGGGTTATATCGGGGGATCTGCTTTTGAAAGAATTCCATCGGAGAAGTCCATTACGAATATAACCAAAGCTTTTAAAGTATCGGGCACGCTGGATGAAGATGATTTTATGGTTAAAATGTTAGACGGAATCACAAAGCACTATGATTATGTTGAATTTGTAAAAGAATACGTTGCGCAAAATTATATGAATGAGATCTTGTTTGCAGATTTAGCTAAGGTGGCGCATGTATCCCGAAGTTACTTAAGTAGCTTGTTTACCAAAAAAGTAGGCTGCAGCTTCCAAACGTATCTCGTGCAATTTCGGATGGATAAGGCAGCGGAAATATTACATAGAGACAATATCCAGTTATCTGAGCTAGCGCCATTAGTTGGATACCAAGACTATGCGCAGTTTAGCAAAATGTTTAAGAAGTACAAAGGTTACTCTCCGAAACAATATAAATCTAACATAAACACAAAAACATAA
- a CDS encoding Tm-1-like ATP-binding domain-containing protein, with the protein MKTIAIAGTFDTKGEEYLYIKNLLESLELGTFTIHTGVFEPTFTPDISNREVAEAAGVSIDELVAKKDRALATELLAKGMEKLVPELYKQGKFDGIISFGGTGGTSLVTPGMRALPIGVPKVMVSTVASGNTAPYVGTSDIVMMPSVVDVAGLNSISTKIFTNAAFAIAGMLKFENKQAIEKKPLIATTMFGVTTPCVTAARNYLEARGYEVLVFHATGVGGQSMEALIEAGFIEGVLDLTTTEWADEIIGGVLNAGPHRLEAAGKHLIPQVVSVGALDMCNFGPYDTVPEKFAGHKFYKHNPTVTLMRTTVEENEAIGKKLVEKLNMAKEKTVLMLPLKGISGIDVAGEAFYGVEEDQMLFDTLRNGVNRNVVEVIEMECAINDVEFAEAAAQKLIDLMSK; encoded by the coding sequence ATGAAGACGATTGCCATTGCCGGAACTTTTGACACCAAAGGTGAAGAATATCTCTACATTAAAAATTTGCTAGAAAGCTTGGAGCTAGGTACGTTTACGATTCATACGGGTGTGTTTGAGCCCACATTTACACCGGATATCTCCAACCGAGAAGTAGCAGAAGCCGCGGGTGTAAGTATAGATGAGCTCGTGGCCAAGAAAGATAGAGCATTAGCAACAGAATTATTAGCCAAAGGTATGGAAAAATTAGTACCTGAATTATATAAGCAAGGCAAATTTGATGGAATTATTTCCTTTGGGGGGACTGGAGGTACCTCGCTTGTTACACCTGGTATGCGGGCATTGCCTATTGGTGTACCTAAAGTGATGGTTTCGACCGTAGCTTCAGGGAATACCGCTCCATATGTAGGCACTAGTGATATTGTCATGATGCCATCCGTAGTAGACGTTGCTGGACTGAACTCCATTTCAACAAAGATTTTTACCAATGCAGCCTTCGCCATCGCCGGTATGCTTAAATTTGAGAATAAACAAGCGATAGAGAAAAAACCTTTAATTGCTACAACGATGTTTGGGGTAACAACACCTTGTGTAACAGCGGCCCGTAACTATCTTGAAGCTAGAGGATATGAAGTGCTTGTATTCCATGCAACAGGTGTAGGCGGCCAGTCCATGGAAGCGTTAATCGAGGCTGGTTTTATTGAAGGCGTATTGGATTTGACCACAACTGAATGGGCGGACGAAATTATTGGCGGCGTGCTGAATGCAGGACCTCATCGGTTAGAAGCTGCTGGTAAACATCTTATTCCGCAGGTTGTATCGGTAGGCGCGCTTGATATGTGCAACTTTGGCCCTTACGATACGGTACCCGAGAAATTTGCTGGACATAAGTTCTATAAGCATAACCCTACAGTTACTTTGATGAGAACAACGGTAGAAGAAAATGAAGCCATCGGCAAGAAGCTTGTCGAGAAATTAAATATGGCCAAAGAGAAAACGGTATTAATGTTGCCTCTTAAAGGGATATCCGGCATTGATGTTGCAGGGGAAGCTTTTTATGGCGTAGAGGAAGATCAAATGTTATTTGATACCTTGAGAAATGGTGTGAACAGAAATGTTGTCGAGGTTATCGAAATGGAATGTGCCATTAATGATGTAGAGTTTGCAGAAGCAGCAGCTCAAAAGCTAATAGATCTCATGAGCAAATAA